The nucleotide window CCACTCCCCTGCGCGCTATGAGCACGTCCCTGCCGATGTGCGACAGTTCGTACCCGACGATTCCAAGGGGAGTGCCGTCGAAGAAGCTGAAGGTCTCGACCCCCTCATCGAACATGTCGGGAAGCCACCCGTTGTACTGTCCCCTCAACCTCGGATATACGATGAGCGCCCCGCCTCCGGAGATGCGGGAGTAGGAGTACACCTGGTAGAGCTCCCCGCTGCTTCTGACGAGTTTGCGCCACCAGGCCTCTCCCATCTTCACGCTCAGGTTCCTGTACTTCACCTCCAGAACGCACCGGCCACCGGGCATCTGGATCAGCATGTCGGGCCTCGGGGGGCCGAAGGTGAACACCGCGCCCATTTTGGCCTCTATCTCGGACGCGTTTCTGATTATATGCGGCAGGAGCTGCTGCCTGTGGACCCTTCCCTTCCCGGAGAGGGCCGTCAGGATCGTGTGGTAAACGAGATCCTCGAACAGGCGGTCCATCTCTATGAATATCCCCGGAGCCGTGAAGCCCCCACGGGAAAGCTTTCCAAAGCCCGCGAGTATCATAGTTGCCAGGTGGAAGATCGGCCGGAACCTCTCATTCAGCGGGTTGAAGGTAACCCTCTCTATGTCCCCCTGCCTGAGCGGGCCAACGTCGGCAAAGTATCGAATCAGGGCCTCCGCGGCCCTGGCTATGCCCTCCCACGCTGAAACCTCCACGACCACCTCCAGAGCTGCCTTCAGGACCCTGTTGAGTGAAGTATCAACGTCGAGAACCGCGTGTCTTACCGGAACTTCCCTGCCGAGGGGAGGCCTTCTGGCAAGGCGCGAGAGGAGAACCCTTCCCCGTATCGTCCGGAGCTCCTCCTCGACCTCGGAGTACTCCTGGTAGAGACCGTGGAAGAGCTCCCTGCTCAAAAGGTAGGTGTAGAGATACAGGAAGAGCTCGTGAACACCTCCTTCGCCGCGGGCGTAAGTTGATACCGCCTCCTCTATCTCCCGTCTTCCCAGCCCCAGTCCGCCGCTGAGGTTCATAAGGCTGAGGAAAAAGCGCAGGGAGCGCGCCTCGTCTGGGTCGCGTTTGTAGGGCCTCGGGAGAACCTGGATCATGAAGCCCGGCTCCCCCAGGTGGTAGGCGAAGCCCACGCTGCCGTGAGCCTTGATGTAGTACTCCCCCCTCCGGGTGTCGTACTTGAGGCTCAAAACCTCGTGCTCCCTGCCGTAAAGCCCGTTTATGACCTCAAAGAACCTCTGAAGGCTCTCCGGAGTAACCTCTAAGCCCTCGGTTCGGATCGCGCTTAGGTACTTCCTCTGGAACTCGTAGAGGGTTATCCTCCTCATTCCGCCCTCACCAGCCGACGAAGGGCCTCCATGAAGGACTCTCTGTCCATCATCACTATCCTGCCCCTGTCGTCTATGAACTCGAATCCAGGATAAAACGACCCCAGCTGCTCCCAGCTCCCGTAGAAGTACTCCTGGAAGAGGGGCAGTATCTTGTGGTAGAACACCAGATAGAGGTCCTCCTCGGGGTTCTCGGACGAGGCTATATCCAGGAAGTAGCCGTGGCCGATGGTATAGTCCTTGCCCTTCTCCCGCTCGATTATGGAGTTCAGCCTCGAGAGAAGGTGTTCCATGCTCACCCCGCCGACTTCCATTCCAGCCAGCAGCTCTGGCCTCGGGAGAACCTCGTAGAACGCGAACCTCCTCCTCAGGGCTATGTCGAGCAGCGCTATGCTCCTGTCGGCCGAGTTCATCGTGCCGATGATGTAAAGGTTGGGCGGAACGGCGAAAAGTTCACCTGAGTACGGGAGCCTGACTATCGTCTCGCTCGGGCCGCCAAGTCTCTTGTCAGTGTCGAGGAGGGTTATCAGCTCCCCGAAGATCCTGCTGATGTTTCCACGGTTTATCTCGTCTATGACCAGGTAGAACTCCCTCTTCGGTGCGAGCTTCAGGTTTTCTCCCGCTTTTCTCCGTTCAAGGAACTCGAGAACCGCTTTTTTCATCTCCCCGTACGTGGCGTTCTTTTTCCTGAACTTCTCTGGCAGGGAGTCGTAGATTGCCTCTATCGAGATCCTCTTAAAGACGCCATCGACTACGTCGTAAACCACCCCGCCGCTTCCCTTCGTCGGCCGGAAGCCCTCAACGAAGTCCTCGTAGCTGAAGGACTGGTGGAACGATACAAACTCGGGCTTAACGGCCACTTTCCTGGCCAGGTACGTCTTTCCGGTGCCGGGGGGACCGTACAGTATGACCTGTCCAAACTTCCTGAGGAGGGTTCTTATGGACTCAACTTCCTCCACGCCCTCCTCTGGCTCCGGGGTTTCAAGGCCCTCCCGTGATTCCCCAGGTAAGGCCTCCCAGCGTATCTCGTAAAGGTAATCCACGTCCCTGCGGAGGTAGTAGTAGAACCTCTGTCCCATAGCCCTGTAGGCGGTTCTTCCAAAGTAGAGGATCCTGCAGTCTTCAGAGACACCCGCGTACTTGGGATCAACGACGCCCGGGACGTACCTCCCGAGCGAAAAGAGCCCCTCAAAATCGTCCCTGCCTATTTCCCTGGCCTCGAGGAGGCGCTCAAGAGACACCACCCCCGCATTTATTCCCCCACCGTAGACCCCAGTTATCAGGAAAAGGCCCCTCGATGTAAAGCGCAGGTATATCAGCTCGCCTGGAAGGAGAATACTTCTGCTTTTTTCGGGGGAAAGAAGGACGATTTCTCTGCTCCCTTTGCTCCCGAGAACGGCCACAAAAGAGCCATTATCCATGAGATAAAGGTCTCCCACGGGTTTTCTACCACCCCTCAAAGGCCCCGTACTCGCAAGCCTTTCCATGCCCTCCCAGAACTGGCGCGGTGTGTAATACGGGAAGACCGGGAGGTTTATCCTTCCAACCCGAAGTTCATGTTTCTGCCCGTCCTTCCACGTGTAAAGGACATAAACCGCATCGTCGCTGTCTGTTATGGCGTGAAGGTAGGCATAGCCGTCAGCCGGCGTGGGGAGTTTCACCACCCTTACTCCCTCGGGTACCATGTAATCCAGCGTTGGGTCGCCAAAAACCACGAGCCGTTTTCTCGGGGTGAAGCTAACGTACAGGGGGACCTTGGAAAAATCCACAACGAGCGACTCCTTTTCCGGATCCTGCGACGTCACGGGATATATTACCGCCCTCCCCGGGCTGCATTTTGTGAAAACAGCGAATTCGTTTTCCCCCGGGAGCAGTATCGCTTCATCGGCACAGGGGACAGCAACGCCTTTCTCCCAACCCTGCGCAACCGAGCCGTTCGTGTTAAACACGTGAAGGAATCTGGAGTCATCCTCCAGCCGCACCATGACCACAAGGTACTCGCCGGAGGGGAACAGTGCCGCTTCCTCGATGACGAAGCCGAACTCCTCGTACTCTGTTTTTAGAAAGGTGTTTATGGAATAAAAGGAATTCCTAATGGGCTCTACCTCCACCATTACGACCACCCAGAGGAAATTGGGGGCAGGGTATATAAACCTTTGGCCGGTTAGAACGGGTTATATGCCCTTCAGGCCGGGCCTATTGCCCGACCTTTCGAGCATGTAGTATACCGTCCTGAGGGGAATTCCCATGCGGGCGCTCACCTCTTTCACGGGAACTCCTCTGCTGACAAGCTCCCGTATCCGCATAACGGTCTTCTCGTCGTACTTCCTGGGCCTCCCCCGGGGATAGCCCTCGGGGACGAGTTCTATGCCCATCTGGGCGAGTGCGGCGATGACCCTCTTGGAGACCTTGGGGTAGAGGCTGGGGGGACAGGAGATTTTGCGCACGTTGGGGGCCCGCTCGAGTATCCTGACGAGTATCTCCTTCGTCGGACGGAGGTTGATGTAGACCTCGGTGACCTCCTCGTTCAGGGACTCCCTGAGCTTTGCTATCAGCTCTGCATTGTTGCGAGCCTTTATCTCCACCCGCATACCCTCACCCCTGAAGCAGGGCCAGGAACTGTTTGGCCTTGTCACTCTTGGGCATGAACTTCTCGAACTTCTTCGTGTCGGCGAAGAGCCTCTTGTGCAGGCCCGAGATGACGAACTTCTTCACGGCCTCAACCAGCTCATCGACCTGAATTCCAAGAAGCTCCGCAACTTTGTCCTCGCTGTACTCGCTCATTCCGTAGAGCAGAACGCCGCCGAGTAAGTGGTTGGGAACGTTGGCTATGTCCTTCCTCCTCCCCACGAGGGCCTTTTCCATCTCGCACTTCCTTATGAGGAGCATGCTGCCGTGGCCAGTCCGGAACCCGGGCTCGTCGGCGAATGGAAGGTCAAATATCGAATAGTGACAGTCGATGCAGAGCCTTATGTCCGGATAGAGGCCGAGGCGTTCCCTGTCGTTCTCGGAGGTCAGGAAGTAGTAGCGAAAGAGGTCGAGGCCGAGCTTCCTGGCACCGTTTTCAGGGTCAAGAACGGAGTAGGCCAGGGCCAGGTTATCCACAGTGTAGTGGTTGTTTATGAGCACTCCACGCGTCTTGACGAAGCTCAGAACACGCCAGCGGAAGCGCCTCCCGTACCTCTGGCGGAGTTCGGCCTCTATGTCCGCATCGGTGGGCAGGTCGAGGCGGGCCTTCTTCAGACGGTTGTTCTCCCAGTACTCGACCTCTATCCTGAGCCCGCGGTTCCTGACGGTTCCTTTCTCGCGGAGCTTGCCCTTTATGAACTTGAACGACTCCCTGACGTCCACACCCTCCCTGGCGAGCAGACGGAGGACGTCGCCGGAGTAGGCGAGGTGAGGAAGAACCTCAACGCGTCCAAGCTGAACCGGATTGGGAACGGCCCTGACCCGCTCAACGTTCTCCCTCGTGAGCTCCCTGAGGCCCACGAGTTTCTTCCCCATAAAGAAGGTGTAGTTGGCGGAGATTAGTGCAAGGGCCATCTTGTGGGCAGTTATGGCCGAGCGGAGCCTCTCAAGGGCAAGAACGCGGTTGCGCTTTTTCTTGTATATCCACTGGATGTGGGGGTCCTTGTTCTTTTTGTCCGAGAATCCGGCCGAGGGTGTGGTCTCACCCACGCGCCTTGAGAGGTCATCCTCAAGCTCCTGAAGGAGAGAGAGATTCTCCTTTAAACGGAAGGAGATGGACGGGACCTCGAAGGTCTCAAATAACCCGTCCATGTCTATCCCGATATCGTCCAGTATCTTGTTAACCTGTGCGACGAGCTCTTCAGTCGTCGTCATGGCAGGAGCTCACCGTTGTTTATCTTTTCGGGGAGGTACTTCTTCGCGACGAACTCGAGGCTCTTGTTTGCTAAAGCCTGTTGTTCTATCCTGACCCCCATCTTAATCGCCATCTTGAGCTGCCTCTGCCACTCCCTGTTCTGGAACCACGGGTACTCCATCTCCTCCAGGATTCTCTTGTAATCCGCCGTCGGGCCGCCCTTCTTGTTCGGCGGGATTCCCTTGAGCTTTTCGGTGACGTTCTTCAGCCCATAGCGCTCTATGTCGTCCATGGTCATTCCAACGAACTTCGCCTCCGGTGTTGCGAGCTTGTCGCTGAGGTATGCGAGGTTGATGGAGCCCTGCTTTATGGTCGAGTAGATGTACCAACCGTAGGGGTCGCCATCGGTGAAGACTATTATCGGCAGTCCCTCCTCGTAGTGAAGCCTGTGGATGAGCCTCCTGACGCCGCGCGAGGCCTGTCCCTGGGTGGCTATGATTAAAGCTTTCTCCTTCTTCGGGAACTTTTCCTCGATGAGACGGTCGGCCATAGCGGCGGTCTCGACGACCAGGGCGTAGTCCACGTTGACCTCAACGAACTGGAGATGCTCAACCGTTCCCGGGACGGCCCAGCCGCCCATACCGAGCTTGCTCGTGTTGAACTCATCCTCGCCGTCGCGAATGACTATGTCGCCGTAGATGTAGCCGCGCCTGTCCGCCGTGAGGTGCATCTCCTCACGAAGGACGCCCATCATCCTCTCGAGGTCCTCTATGATGGGGTCGCTCTCGCGCTGGTCCTCAAAGGTGTTCTCTTTCGTTCCCGGGATGGTGTGCTTGTTGGCGTAGTAGGCTTCACGAAGGCTCGCGTGCTTGTTCTCGCTTACGAGGCGCTTGACGTAGGCCATTATGAGGAGCGTCTGCATGAACTTCCTCGCGTGGGCAACGTTGAGGAAGTACCTCCTGGAGAGCTTGTCGCCCATCCTGATGACGCGCCTCTTCTCGTCGAAGTAAACGTTGCCAATGCCGCGCATGGGGATGTCAAAGTAGGGGTTCTTTCCGATCTTTATGTCCTCAAGGATTTTCTTTCCGTACTCCTCGAGTCTGGTGAGCACTTTGGTCGGGTCGTAGCTGAAGCGCTCCCTCGGCTTCTCGCGCCTGACTGCTTTGGATTTAGGCATTCTCGCTCACCTCCTCCGCTCCACCTGTCTCCTTGGCCGCGAAGTGGCCCTCTATGTAGGACAGGAAGTAGTTCCTAACATCCTCCTCGGGCTCCCCGGTGAGTACACTCAAAGCTTTGGCTATCTCCGGCACGTACTTCTCAAAGGTTCTTCTCCTCTTGGCCTGGTGGAGCCTGCGGTGCTTTCCGCTGAGGTAGGTCTGGAGCTTTCTGGCCGCGTCCATTATCGCCAGCCTTATCTCGTTCTGAATCTCCTCCACGTTGGCTATGCTCTGCTTTCCTGTGCCGGTGTAGGGCACGTGAACGCTGATGACGTTTATCATGAGCACGAGGGGGGCTCGGTCGAGGTCATCAACCTTGTAGCGCCTCCAATCAACGGAGCGCGCCGCCAGCGTCGTCACACAGGAACCGGCATCGAAGAGGAGTGGAACCCTGTTGGCGTAGCGGAGGAGCTCGAAGCCACCTGGAATCTCGCCGCCGTAAGCGAGGCCGACCTCGACCTGGAAAGGTATACCTCCTGAGTAGACCTTCGGCGACCTGGTGACCGCGGTAACAAATTCTGGCTTGAGGATGTTGGTGAGGCCCTTTTCTATGTTCTCCTCACCTATGGGCCTGAGGCCGTGGGTCGGCGGGGCCAGGAACTTCATGTACTTGAAGGCCTCGACTATCTCTTCCGCCTCGTGCCAGCTCAGCTTCTCGGGTGGCTTCTCCATGAGCTTCGCAACCTGCTTGACGACCTTAGTATAGCCCTTGAACGAGCGCAGGACGGCCTTTACCTCGCCCTTCATGAGCCTCTCGTAGAGCTGCTCCTGAACGTTCTTGTCCTTCTCGGTCTTTATGAGCCTCAGCGCCGCGATGTACTCTATCAGCTCGTCGATTTTCTTGTCGCTTATCCTCGAGAACTCCCCAACAAGGAAGCGCTTGATGGAACTCCTCCTCGTCTTCTTGGCCATCCTGTAAACGTCGTCGGTGAGGACACCGCGCGGATGGGGCTTCATCTCCACCGGGGGCTCGGGAACGTCCTCGCTGGAGCGCGGGAACACTATGAGCTTCCCGTCAGGCTCAATGAGCTCTATGTGGGCGTGCGGGTTGGCTATCGCGGTGAGCTTGAGGTACCAGTAGATGCCCTGCTTTGAGCGCACGTAGCGTACGTTCTTCACCTCCAGCTCTATCCGGGTGCCGCGCCAGCCCTTCGGGTTGGGGTGCTTTTCCTTCTTCACGATCTTGCCCTCGTTCCTGTCAACGTCTATCTTGACCCATGCCTCGATGATCCTGTCGTCTCCCGTGGAGGTGATGACGCGGGTCGCCTTTCCGCTCGTTATCTGGGCGAACATGACGGCACCGCTTATACCTATACCCTGCTGACCGCGGCTCTGTATGTTCCTGTGGGCCTTGGTACCGGCCAGCATCTTACCGAAGACGTGGGTTATGTACTTCTCGGGGATTCCCGGTCCGTTGTCCTCGATTATGACCTTGTAGTGCTCCCTTCCAAGCTCCTCTATCTCAACGCGGACGTAGGGAAGTATGCCCGCCTCCTCACAGGCGTCGAGCGAGTTGGTCACGGCCTCATGGATCACCGTGGTGAGGGAGCGTATCTTGCCCGTGTAGCCGAGCATTGCCGCGTTCCGTCTGAAGAACTCGCTGACACTCTGGATTTTGAACTCCTTAAACAGCTGATTCGCCTCGGCCATATTCAGTCCTCCCAAAAGTCTTCGTCATCGTAGTCCTCCCCGAACTCGCCCGGCTCCCCTTCAAGGGCCTCGTAGTAGGTCGTGCTCTCGAGTTCGAGGTCCTTCTTTCTGCGCTCAAGGTACTTGTAAACGACGCCGTGCGGGGAGCCCCTGGCGAGCTTCTCTATGGCGGTCTTGGCAACCTCAACCTGGATCGGGTTGCCGATTATCGCGACGGTTTTTCCGTAAACGCTCACATCCGCACCGCTCATTTCCTCGATTATTTCACGCGTCCTTCCCTTCCTTCCGATTATCCTCCCCCTAACGCGGGGAAGGGCGTTCTTGTCGTTACCGATGACGACATCGGTGAGGTTGACGACCTCAAGGACTTCGCCCTCGTTGAAGAGCCGGAACGCCCTCTCGGGCGAGAAACCCCGGCCTATGGCCATTACAATATCACGTGCCTTCCAGACAGCCAGGGGGTCGCTGGTCTCCTCGGTGGAGGTTATGAAGACCTCGCCGGTCTCGCTGTCCACCTCTATCTTGGTCTTGGTCCTCTCCTCTATCTCCCTCTTGGTCTGTCCCTTTCTGCCTATGACGACCGCAACCCTGTCGCGGGGGATTCTTATGAACTCCTCCTGCTCGCCCTCCGCGGCGTAGGTGATCTCCTCATCGCGACCGCCCCGGGTGGGCCGGCCGTCCTTGTCTATCCGCTCATACTTCTTCAGCAGTCTCTCAAACTCGTCCATGCTCTCACCCTCTAAACCCCAACCAGCTCACGGAACTTATCGTTGAAATCATCAACATCAACGCCTTTCCGCCCAAAGTAGTTTATGACGTTCCTCAGATCCCTTCTGAGCAGCTCCACGCTCATCCTGTTCCTCTTCACCGTCGCCTGCGACCAGTCTATCACAACGGGCCCCTCGTGGAGCAGTATGTTGTACTCGCTCAGGTCGCCGTGCACCATGTCCCCGCGCTTCCAGAGCCTCTCGATGACGCCCATAGTGAAGTCGTAAAGCTCCTCAAAGTCCGAAGGCTCGAGCGAACGCTCGACGTCTTTGATGCGGGGTGCGGGGAGCTCGTCCCCTATGAACTCCATCACGAGGATGTTGTTGCGGAAGATAACCGGCTCGGGAACGCGAACCGCATATTTTATCGCCCGCTGGAGGTTCTTGAACTCTCTTCTCGTCCACACGAAGACGAGCTTGCGCATATCCTTGGGCAGGTAGCCGACGCGGGGGTCTGCCGCGAGGTACTCCCATATGCGCCGGAACTCGGTCGTGTACGTGCGGTATATCTTAACGGCTATCCTGTTCCCCTCTGCGTCCACGCCGGCAAAGACGTTGGCCTCCTTGCCCGTGCTGATGACGCCGTAGAGGGCCTCGACCTTCCCCCTCCTGTGGAGGTAGGCGAGGGTCTCCTTCGTCGTTCTGTCGAATACTTCATTGGCTATCTTGTAGAGGTCACTGTCCTTCTCCCGCCTCTCCCGGAGGCCCAGCATTCCCTCGATTTCGCGCTCTATTACATCCTCGCGCATTCCCCATCACTCGCTGGCAGCTGGAATTTTAGAAGAAGCGGGCTCAGAACAGGAGCTCGCCACCGCTGAGGAATTCCTGGCTTATCTTGCCCCTCCTCAGGAGCCAGTCCACCTGAGTCCTGGTGTAGCGGTAAACTATATCCCCGCGCTCCTCGGTCTGTACGTCCCAGGGCTGGACTATGACGACATCTCCAACGCGCATCCACATGCGCCTCTTGAGTTTGCCCGGTATCCTGCACCTTCTGATCTTCCCGTCGGAGCACCTCACGTCCATCCATCCGGAACCCAGGGCCTGCTCGATTACACCGAACAGCTGTCCTTCCTTCGGGAGGGGAACACGGATGACCTCGTCACCCTGAACCTGCCTGTTCTTTTTCTTCCCCCCACTTCTTCCGCCTCTTCCTCTGTGGTACGCCATGATCATCACCTCCAGCGAATAGGCCCGAGCCCTTATAAACCTGAGCCTTGCAAAAATTTTCTAACGAGAGTACAGGCATGTGCTTTTAAAATTTTTGCACAAATCCACGACGGCGCAGAAATCCTGCCCTTCCATTACCCACCTCTGTCCAGCAAGGGCACATCAAGGTTTAAAAACGCACCGCTTAAACTGGAGTCTGGAGATTACCATGGAGGCAATAACCGCCGAAAGCCTCACGATACTCTACGACGGAAAGCCCGCTGTGGAGGGGGTAGACTTCACTCTCGAGGACGGCGAAACGCTCCTCCTGCTCGGCCCCAACGGGGCGGGCAAGACGACCCTACTCAAGGCAATCGCCTGCTTCCACAGGGACTACACCGGACGGCTGGAGGTCTTCGGTAGGGAACCCTGCGGGGCGAAGGAGCTCATAGGCTACGTCCCTCAGAGCCACAGCCTCAACGAGAGGGTTCCCCTCACCGCACTTGAGGTCGTTGCGATGGGGAGTCTCTACCGCCGCGGCTTCGTCCACTTCAAGCTTCCGCCGGAGACAATGGAGAAGGCGGGGGAAGTCCTCGGCTTCGTCGGGCTCGCGGAAGTGAGTAACAGGCTTTTCAGCGAGCTTTCCGGCGGCCAGAAGCAGAGGATTCTACTCGCGAGGGCACTCATGAGCGACCCCAAACTGCTCCTCCTCGACGAGCCGCTCTCCGCTCTGGACCCCAGCGCAAGGGCAGAGGTCGCCAGCGTTCTGGCCAAGATAAAGCGCGAGAGACGGGTAACTATGGTCATCACAACCCACGACATCAACCCTCTAATCGAACTCGGGGACAGAATCATGCTCCTCAACAGACGCCTGATAGCCTTTGGAAGGCCGGAGGACGTACTTCAGGACAGGATAATTAAATCTGTCTACGGCCCGCTGGCAAGGGTCATACCCATTGAGGGCAAGCTCTTCTGTATAACCGGCGATGTCCACCTGCACAGGCACGGGGGTGGCGGGCGGTGATTCCTGAGTATCTGCTCAGGGCTCTCCTTGCCAGCGTTATGGTAAGCGTCCTGCTCGGCATGCTCAGCCCGCTCATCAACACGAAGGGACTGGCCTTTCTAACCCACGCCCTCTTCCACTCCCTGCTGTTCGGTGCGGTTCTTGGAATGATACTCGGCCTGCTGTTCGAGAACCTCTCCCTGGTCATGCTCGTTGCACTCATCGTCACAGTCATCGTCGTGCTCACGATAGCGGAGCTTGAGAAGCTCGGGTTCTCCCCCGATTCCGCCGTTGGAATAGTGGCCAGCTTTGTCGCAGGCCTAACAGTCCTCGGCTTTGGTGTGCTCTACAAGGTGATGGCTACCAGGCCGTACTTCCCGCTCGGCGAGAGCATAGTCTCCTACCTCACGGGGGACATCTTCCTGATAACCCTCAACGATCTTACCGTCCTCGTCATCGGAGGTGCCCTTCTTTTCTTCGTCGTCCTCTTCCTTTACCGCGATTTCCTATACCTCAGCTTCGACCCGGAGGGCATGGAGAGCTACGGGGGCAACACGAGGGCCTACCTCATGATCCTCTACGTCCTCGTCGGCGCCATCGGCGCCCTCATCGTCCAGACCGTCGGCCTCATAACCCTCCAGGTGGTGGCCGTTCTTCCGGGCGCGATAGCGCTGATGGTCAGCAGCGACCTGCGCAAAGTCATCGGGGCCAGCCTGTTCCTAACTCTCGGCGTCCAGGTGTCCTCCGTGATCCTCGCCTACTTTACCGACATACCCCCCAGCGGCCTGGCGACGATAATGCTCGGCATCATCTACGGCGCCCTGCTCTTCAGGAGGTGAAACTTTGAAGCTCGCTGGAATCGACGAAGCTGGCAGGGGCCCCGTAATCGGCCCCATGGTCATAGCGGCGGTTGTTGTGGATGAACGGAACGTTCCAAAGCTCGAAGAGCTTGGGGTTAAGGATTCGAAGAAGCTCACCCCCAGGCGGCGTGAGAAGCTGTTCGATGAGATAATCTCTCTGCTGGACGATTACGTGGTTCTGGAGCTCTGGCCGGAGGAGATAGACTCTCGCGAGGGAACTTTAAACGAGTTCGAGGTGGAGAACTTCGTCAAAGCCCTCAACTCGCTCAAGGTGAAGCCCGACGTGATATACATTGACGCCGCCGACGTGAAGGAGGCCCGCTTCGGCGAGGACATTCGAAAGAGGCTGAACTTTGAGGCTGGGATAGTCGCGGAGCACAAGGCCGACGACAAGTTCGTG belongs to Thermococcus camini and includes:
- a CDS encoding 5-methylcytosine restriction system specificity protein McrC, which gives rise to MRRITLYEFQRKYLSAIRTEGLEVTPESLQRFFEVINGLYGREHEVLSLKYDTRRGEYYIKAHGSVGFAYHLGEPGFMIQVLPRPYKRDPDEARSLRFFLSLMNLSGGLGLGRREIEEAVSTYARGEGGVHELFLYLYTYLLSRELFHGLYQEYSEVEEELRTIRGRVLLSRLARRPPLGREVPVRHAVLDVDTSLNRVLKAALEVVVEVSAWEGIARAAEALIRYFADVGPLRQGDIERVTFNPLNERFRPIFHLATMILAGFGKLSRGGFTAPGIFIEMDRLFEDLVYHTILTALSGKGRVHRQQLLPHIIRNASEIEAKMGAVFTFGPPRPDMLIQMPGGRCVLEVKYRNLSVKMGEAWWRKLVRSSGELYQVYSYSRISGGGALIVYPRLRGQYNGWLPDMFDEGVETFSFFDGTPLGIVGYELSHIGRDVLIARRGVVLDGKIAGNVRNLLESVCVLNGEKV
- a CDS encoding McrB family protein, translated to MVEVEPIRNSFYSINTFLKTEYEEFGFVIEEAALFPSGEYLVVMVRLEDDSRFLHVFNTNGSVAQGWEKGVAVPCADEAILLPGENEFAVFTKCSPGRAVIYPVTSQDPEKESLVVDFSKVPLYVSFTPRKRLVVFGDPTLDYMVPEGVRVVKLPTPADGYAYLHAITDSDDAVYVLYTWKDGQKHELRVGRINLPVFPYYTPRQFWEGMERLASTGPLRGGRKPVGDLYLMDNGSFVAVLGSKGSREIVLLSPEKSRSILLPGELIYLRFTSRGLFLITGVYGGGINAGVVSLERLLEAREIGRDDFEGLFSLGRYVPGVVDPKYAGVSEDCRILYFGRTAYRAMGQRFYYYLRRDVDYLYEIRWEALPGESREGLETPEPEEGVEEVESIRTLLRKFGQVILYGPPGTGKTYLARKVAVKPEFVSFHQSFSYEDFVEGFRPTKGSGGVVYDVVDGVFKRISIEAIYDSLPEKFRKKNATYGEMKKAVLEFLERRKAGENLKLAPKREFYLVIDEINRGNISRIFGELITLLDTDKRLGGPSETIVRLPYSGELFAVPPNLYIIGTMNSADRSIALLDIALRRRFAFYEVLPRPELLAGMEVGGVSMEHLLSRLNSIIEREKGKDYTIGHGYFLDIASSENPEEDLYLVFYHKILPLFQEYFYGSWEQLGSFYPGFEFIDDRGRIVMMDRESFMEALRRLVRAE
- a CDS encoding DUF1699 family protein: MRVEIKARNNAELIAKLRESLNEEVTEVYINLRPTKEILVRILERAPNVRKISCPPSLYPKVSKRVIAALAQMGIELVPEGYPRGRPRKYDEKTVMRIRELVSRGVPVKEVSARMGIPLRTVYYMLERSGNRPGLKGI
- a CDS encoding DUF530 family protein, producing the protein MTTTEELVAQVNKILDDIGIDMDGLFETFEVPSISFRLKENLSLLQELEDDLSRRVGETTPSAGFSDKKNKDPHIQWIYKKKRNRVLALERLRSAITAHKMALALISANYTFFMGKKLVGLRELTRENVERVRAVPNPVQLGRVEVLPHLAYSGDVLRLLAREGVDVRESFKFIKGKLREKGTVRNRGLRIEVEYWENNRLKKARLDLPTDADIEAELRQRYGRRFRWRVLSFVKTRGVLINNHYTVDNLALAYSVLDPENGARKLGLDLFRYYFLTSENDRERLGLYPDIRLCIDCHYSIFDLPFADEPGFRTGHGSMLLIRKCEMEKALVGRRKDIANVPNHLLGGVLLYGMSEYSEDKVAELLGIQVDELVEAVKKFVISGLHKRLFADTKKFEKFMPKSDKAKQFLALLQG
- a CDS encoding DNA topoisomerase IV subunit A, translating into MPKSKAVRREKPRERFSYDPTKVLTRLEEYGKKILEDIKIGKNPYFDIPMRGIGNVYFDEKRRVIRMGDKLSRRYFLNVAHARKFMQTLLIMAYVKRLVSENKHASLREAYYANKHTIPGTKENTFEDQRESDPIIEDLERMMGVLREEMHLTADRRGYIYGDIVIRDGEDEFNTSKLGMGGWAVPGTVEHLQFVEVNVDYALVVETAAMADRLIEEKFPKKEKALIIATQGQASRGVRRLIHRLHYEEGLPIIVFTDGDPYGWYIYSTIKQGSINLAYLSDKLATPEAKFVGMTMDDIERYGLKNVTEKLKGIPPNKKGGPTADYKRILEEMEYPWFQNREWQRQLKMAIKMGVRIEQQALANKSLEFVAKKYLPEKINNGELLP
- the top6B gene encoding DNA topoisomerase VI subunit B, yielding MAEANQLFKEFKIQSVSEFFRRNAAMLGYTGKIRSLTTVIHEAVTNSLDACEEAGILPYVRVEIEELGREHYKVIIEDNGPGIPEKYITHVFGKMLAGTKAHRNIQSRGQQGIGISGAVMFAQITSGKATRVITSTGDDRIIEAWVKIDVDRNEGKIVKKEKHPNPKGWRGTRIELEVKNVRYVRSKQGIYWYLKLTAIANPHAHIELIEPDGKLIVFPRSSEDVPEPPVEMKPHPRGVLTDDVYRMAKKTRRSSIKRFLVGEFSRISDKKIDELIEYIAALRLIKTEKDKNVQEQLYERLMKGEVKAVLRSFKGYTKVVKQVAKLMEKPPEKLSWHEAEEIVEAFKYMKFLAPPTHGLRPIGEENIEKGLTNILKPEFVTAVTRSPKVYSGGIPFQVEVGLAYGGEIPGGFELLRYANRVPLLFDAGSCVTTLAARSVDWRRYKVDDLDRAPLVLMINVISVHVPYTGTGKQSIANVEEIQNEIRLAIMDAARKLQTYLSGKHRRLHQAKRRRTFEKYVPEIAKALSVLTGEPEEDVRNYFLSYIEGHFAAKETGGAEEVSENA
- a CDS encoding KH domain-containing protein — protein: MDEFERLLKKYERIDKDGRPTRGGRDEEITYAAEGEQEEFIRIPRDRVAVVIGRKGQTKREIEERTKTKIEVDSETGEVFITSTEETSDPLAVWKARDIVMAIGRGFSPERAFRLFNEGEVLEVVNLTDVVIGNDKNALPRVRGRIIGRKGRTREIIEEMSGADVSVYGKTVAIIGNPIQVEVAKTAIEKLARGSPHGVVYKYLERRKKDLELESTTYYEALEGEPGEFGEDYDDEDFWED
- a CDS encoding serine protein kinase RIO translates to MREDVIEREIEGMLGLRERREKDSDLYKIANEVFDRTTKETLAYLHRRGKVEALYGVISTGKEANVFAGVDAEGNRIAVKIYRTYTTEFRRIWEYLAADPRVGYLPKDMRKLVFVWTRREFKNLQRAIKYAVRVPEPVIFRNNILVMEFIGDELPAPRIKDVERSLEPSDFEELYDFTMGVIERLWKRGDMVHGDLSEYNILLHEGPVVIDWSQATVKRNRMSVELLRRDLRNVINYFGRKGVDVDDFNDKFRELVGV
- the eif1A gene encoding translation initiation factor eIF-1A codes for the protein MAYHRGRGGRSGGKKKNRQVQGDEVIRVPLPKEGQLFGVIEQALGSGWMDVRCSDGKIRRCRIPGKLKRRMWMRVGDVVIVQPWDVQTEERGDIVYRYTRTQVDWLLRRGKISQEFLSGGELLF